The genomic segment TCGTGAAGGACTTTACGGCAGCATGAGTCGGCTGGGCAGCGGGTACAGCTTTGCTTTGCTGTTCGGGATCGGGTTCGGCCTGGTGGGAGGGGTCCTGTTCTTCTTCCGCGAAATTCTGCGCTCGGCCATCGTGATTCTCCAATCGATTCCATCGATTGCCTGGGTGCCGCTGTTTCTCATCGTGATGGGCTTCGGCAATCTGCCCATCATTGTGGTGGTAGCGCTGGCGGCATTCTTCCCGATGGCGTTGTCAGTGATGAATGCCACCGAAAGTGTGCAACCGGTCCATGTCGCCGCGGCGCGAGTGATGGGCGCGTCGCGCTGGCAATTGCTGCGGCGAGTCTATCTGCCAGCGGTCATGCCGGAGCTGATCACCGGTGCGCAGCTGGCCTTCGGTAATGCCTGGCGGGCACTGATCTCGGCGGAAATGCTGATCGGCTTTGGTCAGGGACTGGGGCGCTCACTGGCCTATTCCGGCGAGATAGCCGACATGATTGGGGTGATGATGAACATTCTGGTTATTGCCATCCTGGCGACGATAATCGATCAGGTGGTGCTGGAAAAATTCAAGCAACGGATGCTGCGCTACCAGTACGTCTGAGAGGTACGCGGTGATGTCATGCCTGCTGCGGCTGATGCTTTTGCTGATGGTCCCGTTCGCCGCTTTTGCGGCGCCCTTGCAGGCTGTGCTTGTTGGAGATTATCGCCCGCTCAAGGCGGCGGAAGCGGAGCCAGTGGCCGACGGGTTCGAGGCCTCCTGGCTCGCCGGCCTGGGCGAGATGCTGGATGGCGATATCGTTCTGGTCGATGGATACGCGCAGGCCGATCTTCGGATCGGTGCAGTTGGCTCGGGTGCGACCTACTACTCCAGCGAGATCGCGGGGCTTACGGCAGCCGAAACGGGGCCTGCCAAATGGTCGGAGCTCGCCGGCAAGCCGTTTTGCGTTGCGGAGGGCAGTCCCCATGCCGCTGTCGTTGTCTCCCGCTTCGGCGGTGTCGCGCGCACTTATCCCAGCGCTGCGCAAGCGCTGATCGGTCTGAAGCTCGGTGAATGCCAGGCGGTGGTGGGCGATCGTCTGTTGCTGCAGCCGATCGCCGCTTTGCCTGAATGGCGTCGCTATAACCGGCTGCTGCCTGCGCTAGAAGA from the Stutzerimonas stutzeri genome contains:
- a CDS encoding ABC transporter permease codes for the protein MSQGRRLTGPKKYLAVVLAILFILLIWQVAAWSLPAFLMPGIPVVFERLFATVQEPVFREGLYGSMSRLGSGYSFALLFGIGFGLVGGVLFFFREILRSAIVILQSIPSIAWVPLFLIVMGFGNLPIIVVVALAAFFPMALSVMNATESVQPVHVAAARVMGASRWQLLRRVYLPAVMPELITGAQLAFGNAWRALISAEMLIGFGQGLGRSLAYSGEIADMIGVMMNILVIAILATIIDQVVLEKFKQRMLRYQYV
- a CDS encoding transporter substrate-binding domain-containing protein is translated as MSCLLRLMLLLMVPFAAFAAPLQAVLVGDYRPLKAAEAEPVADGFEASWLAGLGEMLDGDIVLVDGYAQADLRIGAVGSGATYYSSEIAGLTAAETGPAKWSELAGKPFCVAEGSPHAAVVVSRFGGVARTYPSAAQALIGLKLGECQAVVGDRLLLQPIAALPEWRRYNRLLPALEDAVLSLRIEADDAALQQRIERVVSGSRGKQMLADVTQHWVDEVAFQAYVLADTLDCH